In Bacillota bacterium, the sequence ATGCCTTCGAGGTGATTCTGGCGTTCGATCAGGACGAAGCGGGTATTGCCGCCGGCCTGCGGGGCGCAGGTTATCTTCAAGAACTGGGGGCGCGGATCTTCGTCCTGGATCTTCCTTCCGGTAAAGACCCGGATGAGTTTTTGCGCAGCCACGGTAAGGAAGCCTTTGCCGTGGCGATAGAAAAAAATACAATGTCTCACCTTGAATTTAAGCTGGCACAGGCAATCCGGCGGTACAATGCGGATACAGTTTTTGGAAAGGCAGAAATTGTTGGTGCCCTTCTGGAGGATCTGGCCAGGATTGAAAACTTTGTTGTGCGGGATGGTTACGTCCGGCTGATCTCCGAGCGGCTCGGCATCACGGAGGATGCCGTCCGGACCGAGCTGTTTCGCTACATGAGCAGAGAACGGGTAAGAAAGGATAGAAATGAAAAAATTAGATATACTATGGAAAAAGGCAAACAAATTTTCGCAATACCGGACACTTCGGCGGCCGAGGCGGCCCGGCGCGGGCTTTTCCGGTTAATGTGCTCTTGCCGGGAAGTTTGGGAGCGCGTCCGGCAGGAAGTCGGTTTCGATGTTTTCGAAGGTAAACTGACCCACTATCTCCACCTCTTTGAACAGGTTGGCTGGATGGGTCCTGCCGAGCTGCTGGGGAGGGTCCCGGAAGAGGACCAGGCGGAGTTGGCCGGCCTGCTTCTCACCGGAGCCGAACAAGATCTTGACCTGCAGCAACAGGAAAGGATCGTTGAAGATTACCTGCGTATTTTAAAAAAGGAGCGGCTCAACGCTCAGATTTCGGCATCCCTGGCAGTCTTGCGAGAAAGAGAAAGAAATGGAGATCTTGAAGGAATTAAGGACTTGATGGCAGAATTACATGGTTTGTACACAAAGCTTGAGGCTTTGAAAAATACGGGTTGAAAGATTAACTCGACCAGGAGACTGACCAGGAAAGGAGGGACCAAATTGAAAGAGGAACAGTTGAAAATCGAGGCAGTTAAGGATTTGATTCAGCGGGGAAAGCAAAAAGGGTGTCTTACCTACCAGGAAATTATGGATGCTCTTCAGGGAATCGAGTTGAGTCCCGACCAGATAGATAATATCTATGAGCATTTTGGAGCAATGGGGATTGAAATCGTCCCTGACAGAGGGGATGGACCGGCCTTCGAAAAGGAGCGGGAAAGCGCTCCTCCGGAAGAGGAGATTGAGGTAGACCTTTCAATCCCCGAGGGAATTGCCATTGATGATCCCGTGCGGATGTATCTGAAGGAGATCGGGCGGATCCCTCTTCTTACTGCCGAGGAAGAAATTGAGCTTGCCAAACGGATCGAGCAGGGTGATGAAGAGGCGAAACGCCGTCTGGCAGAAGCGAACCTGCGCCTCGTTGTGAGCATTGCCAAGCGCTACGTCGGGCGGGGGATGCTCTTTCTCGACCTCATCCAGGAAGGGAATCTGGGTCTGATCAAAGCCGTCGAGAAATTTGACTACCGAAAGGGGTACAAATTCAGCACCTACGCAACCTGGTGGATCAGGCAGGCGATCACCCGCGCCATTGCGGACCAGGCACGGACGATCCGGATTCCGGTTCACATGGTCGAGACGATTAATAAGCTGGTACGGGTTTCCCGCCAACTGCTCCAGGAACTGGGGAGAGACCCCCTCCCGGAAGAAATCGCCCAGGAGATGGATATCCCGGTCGAGCGGGTGCGGGAAATCATGAAAATTGCCCAGGAGCCTGTTTCGCTGGAAACTCCCATCGGGGAGGAGGAAGACAGCCACCTGGGGGATTTTATCGAAGATGAAGATGCCCTCGCCCCGGCGGAGGCGGCCTCTTTTATCCTTCTCAAAGAGCAGTTGGAGGAGGTCCTGGAGACTCTCACCCCGCGAGAAAGAGAGGTTCTACGCCTTCGTTTCGGGCTCGACGACGGGAGGGCGCGGACCCTGGAGGAAGTAGGGCAGAAGTTCAAGGTAACAAGGGAACGGATCCGCCAGATCGAGGCCAAAGCCCTGCGAAAGCTGCGTCACCCCAGCCGGAGCAAAAAGCTTAAAGACTACCTGGAATAAGAAAAAGCCCCACTCCACATGAAGGAAGGGGCTTTTTTAATTCCTTTTTGGCATCTTTTTTGAGCCCTTTTTCTTCGGGCAGGCAACTCCTTGGGTCCGCTTCTCCCGTTGCTTCGCCTGGTAGGGCCGCAAGTGACAAGGTATTGAAAGGAGCTGGATCATGGACCTAAAAACATTTCTTTATATTTTCCTGTTTATTGGTCTCGTAATCGGAGGAGGGATGCTTTTAATACCATTAGGCGAGGCCGTCGGTTTTCTTGGCTGGCTGCTCCTGACGGCAGGAGGGTTGTTTCTCCTCGTCAGGTGGCATGCCCGGAGTACTGCCTACATCTGCCCGAAATGCAGCCATTTCTTCATGATTTCGGTGGCAGAAGACTTTTTAAGTCCCCACATGATGGACAAAAAACTTCTCAAATGCCCAAAGTGCAGGGAAAAGTCCTAGTGCAAGGCCGTGAGCGCAGAAGAGGGAGACTGAAAGCCGTCATGCGAAGCGGCTTTTTGCTTTTTTTGCTTGTTCCGGCCTGGAAACAGTGTAGTACATCCAATAGGGGATGGAGGATTGAGGTGTAAATCTGGCAGGTTGTCCTCGTCCTGCTGCCCCGGCCTTAGCTCCGCGCTGGGTGGCTTTTCCAGCGCGCTCGAGAATGATCTTCCTTCCTACATCCGGTTATCTCAATAAGGTGAGCAATGGCAATAGCGAAAGATAGGTTCCTGTATAAAGCGCCATGAACACGTGCATTCCCCGAATTTCCGGTCCGCAATCCTTGACTATGGACCAAAGCTCTCCAAACGTTTCTTCCAGGCGATCTTTGAAAATAGCCAAGAAGATATCTTCCTTGGATTTGAAGTAGTAGTAGAACGTGCGTAATGTTTGACCTGCACGTTAATATGTGTTACACTTATTTACGTGGAGGTGATTTTAATGGATCACCAGAATGTTACCCTTTCTCTTCCTAAAGAAATCCTGAAGCGGGCAAAGCACATCGCCATTGAACGGGGGACCTCGCTTTCCGGACTTTTGACCCATTTGCTGGAGGAACTGACGCGCCGGGAAGATGCGTACTGCCTGGCAAAGCGGGATCATCTAGCAGAGTTGGAAAAATATGACCTGGGGACAGGGGGGAACGCTGGCTGGAGCAGGGGAGACTTGCATGAGCGCCAGCGGTGAGCGTCAATTCTTAGATACCAATATTTTAGTTTATGCACACGATAAATCGGCCGGCGAAAAGCATACCCGGGCAAAAAGGCTGGTTGCCGGCCTTTGGGAAACCCGGTGCGGTTGCCTCAGCGTGCAGGTGCTCCAGGAGTTTTACGTCACCGTAACTCAAAAAGTTAGCCGGCCGCTTGCGCCCGAAGAAGTGTCGCGCATTATTTTTAGCCTCTCCCACTGGCATGTGTATACCCCTCTTGCCGCCGACATCCTGAAAGCAATTAAAATCCAACAGCGGTACCAGCTATCGTTTTGGGACGCGATGATTATTCGCAGCGCTCAGGCGTTGGGCTGCGGTGTACTCTTGACAGAGGATCTCAAGCCGGGCCAGGTTTATGAGGAGGTAAAAGTTTTCAATCCTTTCTTCTGAAGTAAGAAAGCGGCGATGTCCGCCAGGCCGCCCTCATGCGGGCTGCTAGCGAGCTTGCGGGGGCAGAGGGTAGTGCGGCCGTGGTATGATTTCGGTGGTAGATATTTAGTAGCTGTGCTAAAAGCATGCTAAAATAAAAAATTCCCGTTAAAAACGGGAACAAAACTAAATATCTAATTTTTAATTAAGTCAACCATGCTTAAGCGGTCTCAGCACCGGTTTGATCCGCCTGGCCAGTTGTATCACCCTCTGCTGTTGTTGTCTGGTCGGTTGGTTGGGTGAGGGTTACCGTTGAATCCGTTGAGGGCTGGGTAGTCTGATCTGTTGTATCGCCGGCAGTTTCATCGCCGATCCTGTCCGCCACACCCGCCAGCATGGCGGCGATTTCAGCCCTCGTTATGGCGCTGTTGGGATTGAACTTGCCGTCCGGGGTGCCCTTGATGATCCCGGCTTCGGCGAGGGCCAGGATGTAGCCCAGATCCTCGGAGGATATCAGCACCTTGTCGCTGAAAGTGACGCTTGACGTATCAACGGGTTGCAGTCCCAGGGCTTTGGCCAGCATGACCGCGGCCTGGGCCCTAGTTGCCTGCACCTGGCTGTGGAACCTGTTGACGTTGACGATCTTCAAGGCAACGGCTTTCCTGATCGCATCCTTTGCCCACTCGGGCACCTCCGGAATACCGGATTCTTCGTCCTGATCACTGTTACCTTCGGAAAGCTCGTTCTGATTCTCGGAAACGTCCTCGTCGGGTTCGGAGGCCTTTTCTTCATCCCCGGAGACTTCTTCCTCCCCTTCGGAAACACCGGTTTGGTCGCCGTCATCCACAGCAGGCGCTTCCTTGCCTTCAGCCCCGGTGCCCAAATCCTCAGCCAAAGATACTATCATTGACACCATCTCTATGCTGGTAACCGGGGTGTCGGGCTTGAAGGTCATGTCCGGATAACCGCTGATCCAGCCCAGGCTCTGCACCTTATCGATGCTGTCCTTCGCCCAGTGAGCTTTGGTATCCGAGAACTCACGCTTTACCGATGTTTTTTCCCGTTCCTGCAGTTGGACTTTCAACTGAAGAAACTTGCCCTTGTTCTCCTTAACCACTTTTACGACTTCACGATCGGCTGAGCCCCCACCGTTTACGTACTTGCCTGCCCCGCCGTATTTCTCGTTGTCCGGCCGGGCAAAAACAGGATTTGCGATGAGCAGCAGCGAAATAACTACAGCGAGTATCATCCATCCCGTTCTCTTCATGACAGATCCCTCCTTCTGACTTTATTCAATTATAGTAAATGCCCCTTTGATGGTGAATAGGAGAAATGTTGCGAATTTTTAGTACTACAGTCGCATTTGTGTATTTTAATCTCTGGGAAGGAGGGGACACGAGTTAGAGAATACTCTTTACCCGTCCTCTGATGGGAAAGCGGTCGAGGAAGTCAATCCTGTTGCCGGTTCTCAATACGATATTGTAAAAAGACAGTAATGCTCTTCAGAAAGGCGGCACCATTTTGAAAGGAGGCTAATGTTGAGTGATGTCCCCGGATCTCCCCGAGTACCGGGACGAGCAGTTATGCGCCGACTGCGGAATTGCATCCACTGCTCCGGTGTGATGAAATAAAGCTGGGCTCCTCCTGCAACGGCTGCAAGCACTGCCTCTCCGGGAGGGAAAACCTCTGCGACGGGGCGCGCTTTACCGGGTATGACATCGACGGCGGCTTCGCCGAGTACACCGTTGCCGACCACCGCTTCTGCTTCCCGATCCCGGAGGGCTACCCGGACCTGCAGGCGGCGCCGCTGCTCTGCGCCGGGCTGATCGGCTACCGCTCCCTGGTCATGGCGGGGGACGCCGAACACCTCGGCATCTACGGCTTCGGCAATGCCGCCCACATCATCACCCAGGTGGCCAAATACCAGGGGCGGAAGGTCTACGCTTTCACCGTACCCGGCGACGTTGAGGCCCAGCGGTTTGCCCTGGAAATGGGGGCGGACTGGGCAGGCGGTTCCGATCAGGCTCCACCGGTAAAGCTGGATGCGGCAATTATTTTCGCACCGGTGGGAACGCTGGTGCCGGAAGCGCTCGGGCACCTGGTGAAAGGGGGAACGGTGGTCTGCGGCGGGATCCACATGAGCGACATTCCCTCATTCCCTTACGAACTCCTCTGGGGTGAGCGGGTTGTACGGTCCGTGGCCAACCTGACCCGCAGGGACGGGGAAGAGTTTCTGGCCCTGGCCCCGAGGGTCCCGGTGCGCACCGAGGTGACCACCTTCCCGCTGGAGCAGGCCAACGAGGCCCTGAGTGCCCTGCGCGACGGCGAAGTCCACGGGGCGGCCGTCCTGGTGGTAGGGGGCTAACCCCGACCTGGATCAGGGAGATGCGGCCGGTCTTTCTCTTTCCAGGTCGGCCCAACCGTAGCCGCCGGACCAGATCACCCGCCCGTCTTTAATAAAGGCGGCCGATACCCCCGCAATTTTTGCTTCATACATTCGGGAGAGGATTGTTATTCCTTTTCTCGAGCTGCCGGGGCGTCCGGAAAGATTTCGCGTGTCGGATGCTACAGGATTAAGCTTCCTACTCTCCTGGTGCCCACTGCCTGCGTCCAGTTTCGCCATTGCATGTTCTGGAAACTGGCAGGTCACACGGCCGTCCTGGAGCGCTTCTTCTGGGCGATCAGGGCGGCACCTAACGCCCCAACGATCTGCGGCTCCGGCGGGACGATGATCTCCGTCCCCAGCTTTTCGGACAGGGCCCGGACGACCCCCGGGTTCTTGGCCACGCCGCCGGTCATCATCACCCGGGGCATGAGTGCCAGCCGGTTGACCATACCCGCCGTTCGTTCGGCAATAGACCGGTGCAGGCCCCGGACGATCTCCGGGCGGGGAACCCCCTGGGCGATCAGGGAGATGACCTCCGATTCCGCAAAAACGGTGCACATGCTGCTGATCTCCGCCGCCCGCTCCGCTTTCCGGTCTTCTTCCCCCAAACCGGCAACGGAAAGTTCCAGCCTGTCCGCCATAACGTCCAGGAACCGACCGGTGCCTGCGGCGCACTTGTCGTTCATGAGGAAATCGCTTACGTTCCCCTGCCCGTCGAGCCTGATCACCTTGCTGTCCTGTCCGCCGATGTCGATCACCGTCCGGACCCCCGGGTTCAGAAAGGCGGAGCCGCAGCCGTGGCAGGAGATCTCCGTCACCTGGCTGTGTGCAAAGGGAACGCTCATCCTCCCGTAACCGGTGGCAACCACGGAATCCACTTCTGAAGCGCTTATCCCCGCCTTCTCCAGGACCTCCTCAAAGGCGCGCTCCGCCGCCGCCCGTGCCTGGGCGCCGGTGTTTACGATGCTGTATGCCAGCACCTCACCGTCCCGCAGGAGAACTGCGTCGGTGGATAGAGATCCGATGTCGATTCCGGCAGTAATCATATCAGGCATCCCTCTTTCCTTTCTTCCAGGATCTCAAAAAAGGCCTGCAGGCGTGTCAGCATGCCTCCGGCCGCCTCGTTCCTTCCGTCCAGGCAGTCGCCGTCGAGGAGCAAAACCGGCCAGCCCGCTTCCTGCAAGGCTTCTTTCAGGATCAGGGAGCCACCTGTGGACTGGCGGCAGCCGTGGTGGGAAAAGTGGACGATCCCATCCACCCGGTACTTTTCGGCCAGTTCCCGGATCACCCTGATACGCTCCTCCACCGGTTTGTAGTCAAAGTGGGCCAGCACCTTCCGGGCCAGGCTGAGGAAGGGTTCGGCCGGGTCCATCGGCAGCCAGTAGATGTGGTTGAATTCCTCGAAGGCCAGAACCCCGCCGGCCTGTTCGATGAAGCGCATCACCTCGTTGCTGTAGTAGGGCTTCAGGTGCAGCCAGAGCAGGCGGAATTTCTCCGCCCCGTTTCCCCGGTCCCCGGCAACCTTGCGCTCGATCTCCTCCGCCAGGCAGGCGCCGATCTCCGCGGCATCCCTGCTTCCCTGCCCGATAAAGAATAAGTAGATGAAGGCCAGCATGTCGTTCCCGGAAATGGGCGACGGCATCCGGCAGCGCAGTTCGTTCGCCCAGATCATGTTTTTCCGGAAGCCGTTGCTGTGCCGGAGGGTTTCTCCCAGGGAGGCCCGGTCGGGTCTGCGCCCGGTCACTTCCGCCAGGTCGTGCCACAGCCTCTCAAGCTGCCCGGCCACGTAAACCTCGGCGTCCCGGCCGGCTGCGTAGGGCACGTCTAAGGTAAAACAGGGAGCATCATATATCTCCGCCATATTTTGAAAAAGCAGGGGCGCCCCGTCGCAGAGGTGGGTGCTGGCCAGGAGGGCCGCCGGCCTTGGCAGGTGGCCGGCCCGGGCGGCTCCTGCGATGCAGCGGTGAAAGGAGCAGAGGTCCCTGCTGTAACCCGCCTCTTCCCCCATGCTCAACGCCTCTGCACCGAAGCCCATCCCTGTAATAAAAGCAGCCGCCACCTCCGGCGAAAAGGGGCACAACTGCAGGCTCCAGGCGATTTCCACCGGGAAAAAGGCGCTGGACCAGACAACGGGAACCTTCCCGGTGTAGGCGCGGCCCGTCTGGTTGAGGGCGAACCGGCCCATCTGGTAGATCGCCTGCCAGGGGAAGCTCTTTCTTGCCAGGACCAGTGCCCCCTCCACGATACGGTAAGAGATCGGGGAAGAAAGCACCTTTCCCCACCGGTCCCTGTCCTTTAAAAGGTTTTGGATTGTCTTGTTAAGATCCATCTAATCACCAGCCTGTTCTCCGAGCAGTTCCAGGTAGGCCTGGATGCGGGTGCGCGCCTGTTCCAACCCGGCGTCCCTGTACTCGGTCTCCAGGTAAAGCACCGGTATCCCGGCCCCCGCAAAATACTCCCGGAACAAGGGGTACTCGTACAGGGAGGCGTCACAGAACTTCAAGGCGTGGTAGACGATTCCCCGGGCACCGGACTCCCTTGCCAGAGACAGCAGGTGAGAAAAACGTTCTCTCCCCGCAAGCATCCTGGGGCAGGGGACCCGCTCCAGGTAGCCCCGGGCCAGGGAAATAAAGGGGTCTGGTCCTTCCTCGACATCCGGAAGACAGTACCGGTACCCCTGGCAGAGGTCGTCCCCGGCGATATTTCCCCCCAACTCCTCGATCAGGTCCAGGTAAGCAAAGGGAAGCGGGCTTCCCGCAACAAGCAGGCGCGGTCCCCGGGGCGAGCCCCTGCGCCGCAGTCCGGCAAGCAGAGCTGCTGCCTGCGAACCACCCCCCCGGCTTTCCCCGTTTTCGTTCCCTTTCAGTGTGTTGACAATGCCGTCCAGGACGGGGTGAAACTCGTCCTTTTTGGCCCGGCCGGCGGCCCGGACGATCTCCAGGAGCCCCGCCGCCCGGAAATTTTCCGGTTGGCCCATCCGCAGTTGATAGAGCTCCCGCAGGAGACGGCGTACGCTTTGGTGCGCCTGCAGGGCCTCGGAAAAAGCACCCTCATCCCAGGCAACTCCGTAGAAGCTGCTCAGGCGGCCGGCCAGGGCGCGCAGTGACGAAGAAAAAGCCCGCACCGCAGCATCGTTGCCGTCAAAGGTGCGGGGCAGGTCCAGGAGGTGTACGAAAAATTCCTTTCCCCGGCGCTCGCCGGCGTACCTGAAGGCGTTGGCCAGGTGCACCAGGGCGTGGCAGGACGCCGTCAAAACAACCCCTGTAAGAGAGGGGTTCCCTTTCCCCATCCCTTCGTTCAAGCACGCCCGGCCAAGCGGGCAGAAGTTTACGGGGAGATATTCCAGATCCGCCTTTGAATATTCTCCCCGGTCATCCCCGTAAAGACGGCAGGACTCCAAACCCAGGGTTGCAAAGATCTCTTCCGGTGTGTACGTGCAAACCCAACCAAGCATCTGCTTATCTCCAGAACCAGAGTAATATTACAAGAGAAGCCGCCAGGATGCGGTGGTTTCTATTATATACATCCTCCATAATATGTCAAGGCATCCAAGAGAAGCTTTACGCCTCGGCTTGGAAAATGCGTCAGGCTCCTTCCGTAGCTATTGCGTTAAGTGTGAAGGATGAAGGGGGAGGGTTTCGCCATGCATCGAGTGCTCCCTTTCCTGATCTCAAAGCCGGGATTTTTTTCAGTACCATCCATAACCATGACGATCTGTCAGAATGAAAGAATTTCTTTATGAGGGATGAGGGCGTTACCTGCCTCTGAAGTTGCATTTTCCCGAAAGCCGTGTCAGAGGGTACCGGACCAGGGGACAAGGAAGTTGAGATATTTATGTCCCAGTTTCTCGAAACCTGTTGGTGATGGGCATCCGCCGGTCCTTCCCGAAGGCGCGGGGGGTGATCTTCACGCCGGGAGGCGCCTGCCTCCGCTTGTATTCGCTCCGGTCGATCATGTCGATCACCTTCTGAACCAGGCCCCGCGCGCAGCCCTCTGCTGTGATCTCCTCCGGACCCAAATCCCCCTCCACGTACTTTTCGATGATCTGGTCGAGCACGTTGTAGGGCGGCAGGTCGTCCTCGTCCTTCTGCCCCGGTTTCAGCTCTGCGGTGGGTGTCTTTTCCAGAACCCGCCCGGGGATGATCTCCCTTCCTGCAATCCGGTTGCGGTAGCGGGAGAGCCGGTAAACGAGGGTTTTCGGAACGTCCTTTAAAACGGCGAAGCCTCCTGCCATGTCCCCGTAAAGGGTGGCATAACCCACGCTCAGCTCGCTCTTGTTCCCGGTAGAAAGCACAATCCCCCCGTACTGGTTGGTCAGCGCCATCAGGAGGTTCCCCCGGATGCGCGCCTGGAGGTTCTGGGCGGCGATGTCGCCGGGCGGAGCGCCAAAGGCCCGCCCGAGGACGGCGAGGTAAGCCTCGTAGATCTCCTGGATCGGGATTTCGAGGAAGTTGATTTTCAGGTTGGCCGCCAGCCGCCTTGCGTCTTCGCGGCTTTCCCGGGAGGTGTAGGGGGAGGGCATAAAGATCCCCGTCACCCGTTCCGGGCCCAGGGCGTCCACGGCAATGGCCGCGGTGAGGGAAGAGTCGATCCCGCCGCTCAGGCCTACGAAGACCCTCGCGAACCCGTTTTTGTTGACATAATCTTTGACTCCCAGCACCAGGGCCTCGTAGATCTCTGCTTCCTCTTCCTCCTCCGAAAAAGCATACCCCGGGGCTTCCCACTTCCCGGCCTGTTTTCGGCCGGGGTTCACCAGGGCCTGGTGGGATTCCGGGCAGGATTTATCGTAAGGGGGCGAAATGAAGATCTTTTGCACCTCTCCTGCCGCTCCGAAAAACGTTTTTAACTCCCGGTGGCGCAGGTCACGAAAGCGGGTACGGAGCACCCTTTCGGTTTGCAGATCCGCCACCAGCAGGTCTTCCCGAAAGGCCGCTGCCCTCGCGATGAGGCTGCCCTGCTCATCAAAGATCATGCTGTTGCCGTCGAAGACAAGCTCATCCTGGGCGCCCACGAGGTTGACATAAGCGAGGTATGCGATCTGGTCTGAGGCCCTTACGGAAAGCATCTTCTCCCGCTGCTGCTGTTTCCCCCGGTGGTAGGGAGAAGCGCTCAGATTCAGGAGCACCTGCGCCCTGGCCTGGCGGGCCTCCAGCACCGCAGGCCCCACCGGGTGCCAGATGTCCTCGCAGATGGTGACCCCGATGTTTGCACTGGCAAAGGTGAAGACGAGTCCGCCGGAACCGCTCTGAAAGTAGCGCTTTTCGTCGAACACCCCGTAGTTTGGAAGGAAAATTTTATGGTAAATTCCTTTGAGGGAGCCCCGGTGAATTACGGCAGCGGCGTTGAAAACCTCTCCTTCTTCCAGATCGACGAATCCCACGACTACTACGGGATCGAAACTTTTCGTGGAAGCTGCCAGATCCTCGAGATGCTCCCGGTTGGCCGCCAGAAAGTCGGGCTTGAGCAGCAGGTCCTCCGGGGGGTACCCGGTCAGGGCGAGTTCGGGGAAGCAGACGAGGTCCGCTCCTGTTTCGGCCGCCCGGTTGATGAAAGACGTAATTTTACGGTAGTTGCCTGAGAGGTCGCCAACTGTGGGGTTAATCTGGGCCAGGGCAAGCCGCACAATTCCCTCTCCTCCTTGAAATTACAAGTCAAAGTAAAGGTGGAACTCGTAGGGGTGCGGGCGGAGCCTGACTGCGTCGATTTCCCGCTCTCTTTTGTACCTGATCCAAACATCCAGGAGGTCTGGGGTGAAGACCCCTCCCTTGAGCAGGAAGTCGTGGTCTGCTTCCAGGGCGTCAATTGCCTCTTCCAGGGAGGCCGGAACGGTTTTGAGATTGACCGCGTCGCTTCCGTTCAATTCGTAAATGTTTTTATCAACAGGTTCTCCCGGGTCAATTTCATTTTCAATCCCGTCCAGGCCCGCCATGAGCATTGCTGCGAAGGCCAGGTAGGGGTTGCAGGTGCAGTCCGGGGGACGGAACTCGATCCGCTTGGATTTAGGATTTGCCGTGTAAACAGGAATCCGGACGGCAGCACTCCGGTTCCGCATCGAGTAGGCGAGGTAGACGGGGGCCTCGAAACCCGGGACGAGCCGCTTGTAGGAGTTGGTCGTCGGGGCGCAAAAGGCCATCAGAGCCGGAGCGTGCTTCAGCAAGCCCCCGATGTAGTACCCGGCAAGCTTGCTGGTCAGGGCGTATCCCTGCGGGTCGTAAAAGAGGTTGACACCCTCCTTCCACAGGGACTGGTGGGTATGCATCCCGGAGCCGTTGTCCTGGAACAGTGGCTTGGGCATGAAGGTTACGACCTTATTGCGACACCTGGCTACGTTTTTTACAATGTACTTGTACATCATGCACTTGTCGCCCATCCTGGTCAGGCTGTCATACTTCATGTCGATTTCCGCCTGGCCGCCGCTGGCCACTTCGTGGTGGTGCACCTCCACGCCGATTCCGACCTGGAGCAGGGTGGCGACCATTTCGCTGCGCAGGTCCTGGTGGGAATCGTGGGGCGGTACCGGGAAGTAGCCTTCTTTATAACGGGCTTTGTACCCAAGGTTCGGGTCTTCGATCCGGCCTGTATTCCATTCCCCTTCGATGGAATCGATAAAATAATAGCCAAAGTTTACGGATTGATCAAAACGGATGTCGTCGAAGATGAAAAACTCCATCTCTGGACCCCAGTAGCTCACTTCGGCGATCCCTGTTGATTTCAGGTAGTCTTCTGCCTTTTTTGCGACGTACCGGGGGTCGCGTGTATAGGGCTGACGCGTAATAGGGTCGTAGATGTCGCAGATAATCGAGAGCGTGGGAGCCTTGCAGACGGGGTCCAACACTGCGGTACTGGCGTCTGGAATCAAAATCATATCACTTTCCTGAATTTCCTGAAACCCGCGGATGCTGGAACCGTCAAAGCCGACTCCTTCGCGGAAAATCCCGTTACCTGCAAGGTCATCCAGTTCTGTGAGTTCACTTGCTGGCATGGTGAAATGCTGCCAGAGTCCCGGCAGGTCGTTGAACTTCAGGTCGATAAATAAAATTTCCTTTTCTTTGACAAATCTCAATACTTCCTCC encodes:
- the dnaG gene encoding DNA primase, with the protein product MGPIPEEFVETVRNRIDIVELISEYVVLKRTGQNYVGLCPFHAEKTPSFTVSPAKQIFYCFGCGTGGNLFTFLMKKDHLTFPEAVEALAHRLGLAVPRSGEAREERDLKARYYELNGQAAAFYHKILEDEGEGERGRAYLKTRGVLPEAWVKFCLGYAPDTGTALMEFLEGRGYSRRALLEVGLIINRRGVDQDRFRGRIIFPIFDVQGRCLGFGGRALGEEQPKYLNSPESFIFSKGKNLYGLNLAIPGIREKGQVLVVEGYLDCIAVHQHGFLNTCAVLGTAFTRDQARLLMRYAFEVILAFDQDEAGIAAGLRGAGYLQELGARIFVLDLPSGKDPDEFLRSHGKEAFAVAIEKNTMSHLEFKLAQAIRRYNADTVFGKAEIVGALLEDLARIENFVVRDGYVRLISERLGITEDAVRTELFRYMSRERVRKDRNEKIRYTMEKGKQIFAIPDTSAAEAARRGLFRLMCSCREVWERVRQEVGFDVFEGKLTHYLHLFEQVGWMGPAELLGRVPEEDQAELAGLLLTGAEQDLDLQQQERIVEDYLRILKKERLNAQISASLAVLRERERNGDLEGIKDLMAELHGLYTKLEALKNTG
- the rpoD gene encoding RNA polymerase sigma factor RpoD — protein: MKEEQLKIEAVKDLIQRGKQKGCLTYQEIMDALQGIELSPDQIDNIYEHFGAMGIEIVPDRGDGPAFEKERESAPPEEEIEVDLSIPEGIAIDDPVRMYLKEIGRIPLLTAEEEIELAKRIEQGDEEAKRRLAEANLRLVVSIAKRYVGRGMLFLDLIQEGNLGLIKAVEKFDYRKGYKFSTYATWWIRQAITRAIADQARTIRIPVHMVETINKLVRVSRQLLQELGRDPLPEEIAQEMDIPVERVREIMKIAQEPVSLETPIGEEEDSHLGDFIEDEDALAPAEAASFILLKEQLEEVLETLTPREREVLRLRFGLDDGRARTLEEVGQKFKVTRERIRQIEAKALRKLRHPSRSKKLKDYLE
- a CDS encoding DUF6364 family protein; its protein translation is MDHQNVTLSLPKEILKRAKHIAIERGTSLSGLLTHLLEELTRREDAYCLAKRDHLAELEKYDLGTGGNAGWSRGDLHERQR
- a CDS encoding PIN domain-containing protein — translated: MSASGERQFLDTNILVYAHDKSAGEKHTRAKRLVAGLWETRCGCLSVQVLQEFYVTVTQKVSRPLAPEEVSRIIFSLSHWHVYTPLAADILKAIKIQQRYQLSFWDAMIIRSAQALGCGVLLTEDLKPGQVYEEVKVFNPFF
- a CDS encoding S-layer homology domain-containing protein — protein: MKRTGWMILAVVISLLLIANPVFARPDNEKYGGAGKYVNGGGSADREVVKVVKENKGKFLQLKVQLQEREKTSVKREFSDTKAHWAKDSIDKVQSLGWISGYPDMTFKPDTPVTSIEMVSMIVSLAEDLGTGAEGKEAPAVDDGDQTGVSEGEEEVSGDEEKASEPDEDVSENQNELSEGNSDQDEESGIPEVPEWAKDAIRKAVALKIVNVNRFHSQVQATRAQAAVMLAKALGLQPVDTSSVTFSDKVLISSEDLGYILALAEAGIIKGTPDGKFNPNSAITRAEIAAMLAGVADRIGDETAGDTTDQTTQPSTDSTVTLTQPTDQTTTAEGDTTGQADQTGAETA
- a CDS encoding alcohol dehydrogenase catalytic domain-containing protein codes for the protein MHPLLRCDEIKLGSSCNGCKHCLSGRENLCDGARFTGYDIDGGFAEYTVADHRFCFPIPEGYPDLQAAPLLCAGLIGYRSLVMAGDAEHLGIYGFGNAAHIITQVAKYQGRKVYAFTVPGDVEAQRFALEMGADWAGGSDQAPPVKLDAAIIFAPVGTLVPEALGHLVKGGTVVCGGIHMSDIPSFPYELLWGERVVRSVANLTRRDGEEFLALAPRVPVRTEVTTFPLEQANEALSALRDGEVHGAAVLVVGG
- a CDS encoding serine hydrolase — protein: MTCQFPEHAMAKLDAGSGHQESRKLNPVASDTRNLSGRPGSSRKGITILSRMYEAKIAGVSAAFIKDGRVIWSGGYGWADLERERPAASP
- a CDS encoding acyl-CoA dehydratase activase, translated to MPDMITAGIDIGSLSTDAVLLRDGEVLAYSIVNTGAQARAAAERAFEEVLEKAGISASEVDSVVATGYGRMSVPFAHSQVTEISCHGCGSAFLNPGVRTVIDIGGQDSKVIRLDGQGNVSDFLMNDKCAAGTGRFLDVMADRLELSVAGLGEEDRKAERAAEISSMCTVFAESEVISLIAQGVPRPEIVRGLHRSIAERTAGMVNRLALMPRVMMTGGVAKNPGVVRALSEKLGTEIIVPPEPQIVGALGAALIAQKKRSRTAV